The Asterias amurensis chromosome 16, ASM3211899v1 genomic sequence actcatttacagATTATCATCACACGTGGTTACCGCACACCTTTACTATTAAATTAATATACAGTgcgaacacacatcggtgtatagggGGAAAATCTTACtattctttatcaccgatgcaaatttccatctatcaAATCGTTGCAGTACATAATCTGCCTCTAGGGGCTACCGGGCAATTTAAGcgttctagttggtaagacactgctataGAATTccgtcgtgggttcgaatccgacCCGAGTAGTATGCCTATTTTTATCACAGAGTTAGGGATAGTattgagtacacagtgctaacacacatcggtgtatatgtgtaaaacaaaaaaggtaatattctttattccgaTTACAATTACGATCTATTTTGAATGTGTGTATTTCTTGTAAAGAATTCAACACAATGGAAAATATGATTGAGTTATCAGCAGAGGGGAAATTAGACATTTTAATTTGCCGAGGAAATCGTGTTAATCATTGACTGGTAATAACCTATTGCGTAAACTACCTTTAAATAATCAATCGTTTGAAGAAACAGTTGGTTACCGATTTACTTGATCACCCAAGCGCGAAGCGCATTTCTTTCACAACGGCACGCGTGTGTGTTCAGAGGCCAGTATATTACAAAATCAATTATTAACCTGTTCATTTCATGTTAGAGCAAACATACGAATGACATTTTTCTTGCATTTCATATAATGCAACAAATCGAACGAGGTCAGGCGCAGGTTCTTGATTTTACTCTGATAATTAAATAGTAAACAAGAAGGCaccactggacacgtttggtgttgtcaaagaccagtattctcacttggtttatttatcccaacatatacataaaataaaaaatctgtgtaaatttggactcaatttgtcatcgactCGTTGTAAGAGACATTTGGGgggaaaaatcacaaatttgtgtgctttcggatgcttcaTAAAGGTCTTCAGGAAGTCTTTGtatatttgagtgaaaagttacctctttctaaaaacaaaactacgttacttcagtgggagccgtttctcacaatgttttatacttatcatcaggtctccattgcttgtaaacAAAGTATGTTTGTATgcttaaacattattttcagtaattaccaatagtgtacagtgcctttaaagtaagaAACGCTTGGTCATTGAAGAGTTACATTAATTAGTGTAACAACAACTGACTATCTCTGCATCCACTGACAGTAATTAAACAGTTTACATCCAGCGCAATGGTCTGCGCGCAGTGGTCAGTTTGTGTGTGTAAACAGTCATTCGATTTGAACTGCTAGTGCGTGCACGTGCTCACAACAAACCACGTATATCCCACATTGGCAAAGCAACCGTTGATCAGGTCGGTGTGTGTAGTGGGCGGTTTGTAGACACAGTCGTGGAATGGTTTATAAAACGGCTCGCAACATGCCGCGCGTATAATTCCTTAATCACCGATTCTAGTACAATACCGCCTTGAAGAGCAAACACCGCAAAGTGCTCTGGAAATACTTGGTTTTTATACAACAGTGGCTTTATGTCTACAACGGCAGTGAACGTTGCATCTGAGCGATATTTTGCATGTAACACGACACTTAAAACCATGCTTGACCGTGGTATCTGTTTTCGCTGTTATTGCTTTCTGCAACAGTAATGCTGCTAGGCGGACttcagtttattttttaaatttccacaCTCTGAAATGTGTGGTGGATGTATATTTTAGATTGTTCTGTGCTGTTTGAGGAACTCCGTATGGATTGGATGACTGTGTGTGTATACAGTCCTGACTCAAACATCATTCAACAAGCCGGTCTTGTCCCCAAGTGCAAATATTAAAGACTCTTGCTCTAGAACTCCGGAAAGCCACAGTAGTGCTGTATCTTTGGAAGTGTTTGATGAAGACAGCTGTTTCTGCTTATGGAAACGTCGTTATGTATCATTCTTCTCTCATTTTCAGGAAGTAGTGCAGAAAACAACTCGGTCGTCCAAACATCCGGCAGCAGAAATCCCCATGAAAAACAGTTGTATAACTTTGCCGTTTTATAATTTGACTGGAAAAACCCGTTGTATTACCGTTTTTCGTTTAGTGTTTTCGGTTTAGTTAAAGGGACACTTGATCTGGATCATATTGGAGCAACTCTTCAAGAAAAAGGTGCCCGAGTAATATTTATAATGTAGCGTCACGTACGACTCCTGTTCACCATTTCCATCCTAAAAGGGGAACATTGTTACTTTTGCTGAGGCCTCAGTGGAATTTGTGCGAGTGATCACTGGATGTACACTTTCCCTGGGAAGATTTTGATAACTCAGGAACATCGAAGAAAGTGTCAGTGTTGGATGTCATCTTGTTCCGTGTATCGATCTAGTCTCCAACTATCGCGCGCCCTTTATGTGCTTTTAAATTAGGACCGAGTGATATACTGTGTGTTGCACGTTCGTTTGGCGTTTCTGTGCAAACCTACAGATACTATAATTCGGAAACTCAGTATTAAGCAAACACTTCCGGGGGCTAGATTCACCCATCGCCGGAGTAAGAAGCTTTTCTTGAAACACTTTTGGCTCGAGGGGGTGAATAACGTTGCTGTACTTTTAAAGTGTTTTGGATTTGAAAAGCCGCTACGATGGATACGTCTGTGTGTCTCAAAACAATAACTTTTACTGTCGTCTTGTTTACAGCTATGGTCGTGATGCGGTCAGGCTGGGGTGCGGCTGAGGGGGGCGAGGCCCGCAGTGATACCCTGAAATGCTACACCTGCGCAGCAAACGACTTCGAGGAGGATTTCGAAGACAAGTTGTCCAACTGTGAGAACGGGAAGACGAGTAGGACAGTGGAATGCCCGTACGAGATACACAGGGCCAGGGATAAAATAGGAAAGGATTACAACGACTTCATAATGTATCCGAGCTGTACGGTAAGTACTTTTCTTTGGGTATGGCTTTATCACTACCTGGCTAAATTGTATCACTGTTGAAACATGTACACATATATTACTACCTGTGTAAGATTTCAAACTGTGGAAACTAATAAAACATGGAAGGGGAGAAGAACATCCATTTCAAttagagcccaatttcattaagattaatcttaagctCATTTATTTGTCCATTTTTGGCAGCATCTTTTTAAATTACAATTTCACATGTTCCATTGTGATTGGCATCctgcttgtttttatttgattaaatGCGAATCTTGCTGCACATTCAAGATGAAAGtactgcgttttttttttaaataaatatctgGAATACTTTCTAATCCAAAGATAACTTTCCCATAAAATGTAATTGATACCGTGTGTGATTTTTTCCTAAAAAACTAAATACTACCCCATTCGCAAGGACTCTGTACCTTCAATATCCAAAACTACAAGCACAAatcattgagaaaaaaaaacggtttcttAAAAccaattttaatcaaatttctaccccccccccctcccatttTCGCTGACCGGAGGATGAAACCATGAATGCAAGGTTTtatcctgcaaacaaaattgccTTTTCCAATCTGAAGTTGTGGAAAATATATTAGCTAGTTGCATTTTGTAAATTGCCAATTTGCAAACGCCCATCAGAACATCTTGAGTTTCAATTCTTACGACAGAAATATCAAATTCCAGAAATCAATTTCATTCCGGTCGCATAAgccaaaagaagaaaacaaaaataataaaacaaaccatCTGTTTTCACTTTgcttatacaaatattaatgtGTTTTccttaacggcagtggacactattggtaattactcaaaataattattagcataaaaactttcttggtgacgagtaatggggagaggttgatggtaaaacattgagagaaacggctccctttgaagtgccatagtttttgagaaagaagtaattttccatgaatttgatttcgagacctcagatttagaacttgaggtctcgaaatcaaccatctaaacgcacacaacttcgtgtgacaagggtgtttttttctttcattattatctcgcaagttcgatgaccgattgagctcaagttttcacaagtttgttattttatgcatatgttgagatacaccaactgtgaaggctagtctttgacaattaccaatagtgtccactgcctttaaatatgaaTACGTGTCAGTCTAATTTGATCAAACGATTGATAATTCGTGGTTCGAGTAATTTGTAGTATTTGTTAAACGACGATTAACCTTCATTGGGGAATTTATATTTTACAACCACAAGTATTATAATATAATCAAAGACAACCTTCGTTTCTGTTTTACAATGTACCAGTACATGTAACCGTTAAAGAGTTTGATACCTTGTGTAGATCACGGTTTTGGCAACGACATGAattcctactcactgtgaatgaagatgtatataGAATAATTTACGAGAAAGCTTCAGCTTCATTTGTCGTCAATTTATTTAAGAAAAACACATTAATGATCACAAGAGAGTCGCGTTAATTCGTACGGTTGTACATTCTAAAAGAAATTCGTTCAGCTGAGACAAAATTTATGTTCGTGAAATTTGTTTtcctaatttctcaaaaactgcagcataACAGCAAGTTATTATCtaaggtctctaaatcaaagtcgtggaaaattacttctttctcgaaaactacgtcacttcatggctccgtttctcacaatgttttatactatcaacctctccccattactcgttaccaagtgaggatttatgcaaataattttgattaattaccaatagtgttcactgccttcaAGGCATGTAGGCCTAAAGGTCGATGTAAATGTagggacgtttgtgttttgtttcgtGCAAATGGTACACAAACCCTTTAATACATGCTGACCAAAATGTCACAGCTGAGCAGACAGACGTGTTTAAAAATGACACTTCAAACATTGGTACCAGCACATTAGTTAAAGTTCAAGTACTAGAGGggaatgaaaacaaatacaaacgaATGCCAATCAAGTTCTATAAAATGACTTGATGACAATCGTTCTTTCCCTAGTGTATATTTACCCGGTCATTATTTGTCACAGGCAATAATAACGAATGCAAAACAGACCCTGAAACTACAGTCGTAGGGGCAAATTATTGGCAATAAAGGGCTTTGGTTTAGAAGCGTGCATCAGCTTTCGATAGGTTTAAAGCAGTTTGAGAAGCATTTTATTGTGACGTAGTGTGATTAAcgtaaaaagatatcagttctATAACCCAACATTTGAATcagagaagcgttactgcagtaactgTTCTCATACTTGTGTATTCTTGTTAAGGATAACTGCGTGGACATTAtacgctccggattttcggcatTGTTTCAAAAGCGCGACCaaattaaattgaaattttgtCCTCTTAATATGTTTTCTGTTTGTACCTCCGCATTTAAAAAGGatcaaaacaatcaaaaggTTCCAGAATCAAAGTTTAACTTTGCATTTAACTTTGCATAAAGAACGTCAACAACTCAGATGCACGAAAGTGAATCAATTTTAACTTTAGTGTCACCCAGTACTCCGGAACACTCACTTTGGGCCCAGAATAATATATACAAAAAGAACATTTTTgaatgcacaaaaaaagttgcaGACTGCGATCAACAAACATGCCCCAAGTAAAAGTAATATTCAATCCGGATTCGGGTCACTTTCGTCAAACGTATACAAATCCCCAAACCCCTCGTTCTCTGAAAAATAGTCATCTTTGACTATTCGTGAACCCCGTTTGTACAGTTATCGCTTGCTGCTCAGGATGCTGCGAATATTATTGTACATCTATACAGTATTGCCCTCAACAACTTACCGAAGTAGAAATTCAATATTGGTTCGAGGGGGAACAAAACTCTTGTCAAAACCTATACGACTCCCGAACCCCTCACCGGTGAACCCCTCGCTCTCTGAAAAAAATAGACATCTTCGACTATTTGGGAAGTCCGTCTGTACTTCTCGCTTGCCGCTCATGATGCTGCGGCTATTCTGCGGCTATTTTGCGGCTATTAATGTGGATCTATACAGTATTGGGTATCCTAGATTTATATTGTGCCTCCTATCCCTATCCATGGGTATTATCAGATCTACGACTACGCCACATCGTGTTTCTATTAGCGGTAGCTGAGGATGATATAAGATACGAGGGATTTCCACTAAGTTCCGTCTTGGCCAACGAGCTAAATCTTATTTATCTCCCCAACCTACTTTCTCCCCACAGCATAAAAGACGAAACACTATCCTCAAATttttgatatttatttattttctcctGCTGCTGCCCGTGCGCGGTCTGTCTTTAATGGTTACACTGGCTCCTCATATCCGTCTGGGTTATGAGCTATGATTGATCGGCCAGCAGGTGAGGCAGGGCTGGACTGTGAGTGATGAGGAAGACAAAACGTGACTGGATTCGTCCGGGGCTTTCCTTGTATCAATTGGGATAAAAGTCTGCATCGATGCAAATCAAATGAAGATTTCAAGAGGTGATAACCGAACGTGGGAGACAAAACTTTGATCAGCATTGTTTAGGACAGGTTGAAGACAACACGTCGTGTTAGAAACGAAACGTGTTTATCTCAGAGAACAACTCATACATGAGACGAAATAATttaaacatgtacaatgtacaacgtATAATTGCAAGTATTGATATTTACAAACATATGCTCATATAATATTCGTCtcccgagacgaaaattattttcgtgacattatttatttcgagtaacatgcctgtgatatttttttcacaggactcgggaaagtactgagtatacagtgctaacacacatcggtgtatgggtaaaaaaaaaaaaaaaaaaaaaaaaattaatattctttatccatcTATTTAAAT encodes the following:
- the LOC139949048 gene encoding uncharacterized protein isoform X1: MDTSVCLKTITFTVVLFTAMVVMRSGWGAAEGGEARSDTLKCYTCAANDFEEDFEDKLSNCENGKTSRTVECPYEIHRARDKIGKDYNDFIMYPSCTVVKQKAAGVVTSYTRGCKLFTNCTEVKECEESEDNSGVCRSCCDTDLCNSAPSPLIHSVHWLWTLAAILIAMVTSS